The genome window TCGTCATGCCATTCGTAGGCAAAGCGGACAGCGATCCGATCGTTATCAAACGCCCAGAGCTCTTTGATGAGTCGGTAGTCCAGTTCCTTGCGCCACTTGCGCGTAAGAAACTCGACGATCTGCTCTCTTCCAGTTACAAACTCCGCGCGGTTGCGCCACTTGCTATCCAGGGTATAGACCATCGAGACTCTCTGCGGATCGCGCGAGTTCCAGCCATCCTCTGCTTTGCGTACCATCTTCGCTGCGGTCTCTCGCGTGAACGGAGGAACTATACCTGATTGCGTCGGTGTCGTCATGATGATGTCTCCTCTTTTGATTCTCACAACTGTGAGATTAGTTTCAGCAGGCGAAGCCAAAGGCGTCTGACG of Acidicapsa ligni contains these proteins:
- a CDS encoding nuclear transport factor 2 family protein translates to MTTPTQSGIVPPFTRETAAKMVRKAEDGWNSRDPQRVSMVYTLDSKWRNRAEFVTGREQIVEFLTRKWRKELDYRLIKELWAFDNDRIAVRFAYEWHDDSGNWFRSYGNENWEFNAEGIMHHRYACINDLPIKESERLYHWPLGRRPDDHAGLSELGL